From the Telopea speciosissima isolate NSW1024214 ecotype Mountain lineage chromosome 9, Tspe_v1, whole genome shotgun sequence genome, the window TATCCACTTCTGATAATCCTTCCACACGCTGCTCTAGTAACACTCTCTTGACATCTTTTTCACCAACAATGACATTACTTTGTGACTTGGTCTCTGATGTTGCACTCAAACTAAGAATGTTGTTGGGGGCCCATTCTAAATATAATGGAGCATCTCTGAGAGAGGAGAAATGAAGATAAAATTCCATTCCAAATGAAATAGAGCAAGCATCcataagagggggggggaaatGAATTCAATCTCGATAATGTAAAACGGCTAATGCTTTCAATGTAAGCAGTGACAGCAAGCATAgtagactaaaaaaaaaaaatgaaatggcAGTGACATGGACATTCAAGCAAGAAATTGTGGCTGGATGGTTCAGCAATTGTCCATGGAGAACGTCTCACATTGTCGTCAAATCTGTCATTTGGTGTTCATCCCTGTTTCCTTCCACTAGAGGCCAAGGGCCCAAGACTAGACAAAGTGAATTGAGGCCTAGAATTGTTGAGGGGATTGAtattcttctttgatgtttgtATCAGCTTAGTCTTACTGCAGTCTTGTATTTGGTCCTGGTTTTAGGGGATTCTGGTCCGtctgtgttgttgttgttgtacactATTCTATATCTTTCAATAAAATCTGTTATTTagccccaccccacccccaacccaaaaacaaaaaacaaactaaCTTACTTGTAACGTTTATATGCTAAGCCTTTGAAAGCTGCACGCGCTTCAGCTGCTTCAAGGAAAACAACCTGAAATAACCATCCACAGGACATCATCATCAACTAGATAAAGGAAACAACGAGGTGTTAAATATGGAAAAAAACTAACTAGCaattcacaaccacataaagTAACATAACTTTAAGAAGCTCAATTACATTTGTCCAGAAATCAAATCCATTTCCATTAGGAATGTTTTTTGACTTTGCAGTGACGAAAATTGCTTGTGAGatgtaaaaaatatatatatcaaaacacAGGAAAGATGACATACatattttataaatgaaaatcaGAATACTTCAAGATACATGTTGGCAAAGGatcatggtattagagcctCAAATCTAGTTATTCGAGATCTATTAACATAGCAAGCCCCCAACCTTCCAAGAATAGGGCAATCGTGCTTTCTGGTCTCTACTGTTGATATAGAAATCAGACATGGAACTTTGAAAATATTTAGGAGTTCATGCAAGGAATCAGATTAGGGAATTTGCACAACAAATCAGAAGCAAAATAATATACCAAACTGTAATCAAATTAAGCAAAGAAGCAAAACGAATAATAATAACCAGTAGATATAACTGTAATTGATAAAGCAAAAGAGAGCCCCAATACAGGGTATCACAGCAAGGAAGAAGCGCAAAACTGTCCTGAAATAAGAAGATTCCGatctgagaagagagagattccaGCCCCTTGCTATCCAAATCAGGGCACCAAGCACACAAAAAACTCCAAAGCTCAACTCCATTCCATTCCATAGAATTCTCAATCtcagatagatagatagatagatagatagatataaaGACCAACTTTCCTTATGCTATTCGAACTCTAAGGAGATAAAACAGAGGTTAACTCTAAACAACGGAAGGGTTAACAATGACTTGGGCTGAAGTAGTAAATAAAAACATGATTGCTTACTGTTCGACAGAGATACATGGCCCCATGGTGGCAAAACAGGCTTTATAATCACCACCAACtaaacttaatttttttggtgAGCATGGATAAGTGTTATTGGCATAAGTTTTTAAAACAGTATCATATACAATGAAACTACTTTGAAGTAAGTCGCAAAAGTCCAAATGATCTTTGAGTGGCTCAACCTTATTATTCCACATGGACAGATGATGTGGCTATCCAACATGATTTGGATTAGCCACGTGCCAAATTTTAGAGCCTAATTCAATCCAAATACTGATGGAGATGCACCACAACCTAAAAGAGCCAGCACAAGAGGCCAGATCAAGACAACTCAACCCTGGCCCACGGCTTAGCCTGGCCAGGCTATTCTCAGCCTTGCCGTAGACCTATTTGGGCATCCAAGATCCAGCCAGCACTCCCTAAAAGCTGACTGTTCAATTTGTGCCTTTCTAGTttgtcttttcatgttcctaggTTAATTGATGTAGTGGGTTTTACTTTCCTAGGTAGTATTAattagtattttagttttccTTATTAAGTAGTTATTATTGCTTGGTTGTACTTTTACATGTCTAGGAATTGTTATCTATGTTTGGGGAATTCCGAATTCTAAGTCTCTTTAATGTTATTTTGCTGTACTCAAGGCTTTCACCTCTATATAAAGCAAATCTTGGCTGCTTTCAAAGCCAGCCATCGAATTTTACAGTATACTATCTGAGTATTTACTTGTGTGACTCAAGTGGGCTTAGGTAAGACTTACACAACGGGGCAACTAATGGACTCTAGCTTGCCGAGGTTATCTATTATCTTCTATATTCAGCTATCAACCCTCCATCACCATTTGCACCAACACTTCCTTCATCTTTAAATGCCAATACAGTAGATCAGAACAGAATCCAACCTGAACTTAATCTGCACCTATCTCTATTCTCTACCAGCCTTTGATCTTGGCATGCTAGCATTTATAGGTCAGCATACAATACACCCCCTagtgtattggcatgcatccccatgtatgtccatgcacgtCTATGGTACTTTGACCACACTAATATATAGTCTCCCAAAACTCTATTTTTGAAGCTCTGTTTTCCCACTTGGCAAACACTACTTGGGATGGAATTTGATATGTGAGCACTGAGCAGGGGATGTTGGTgtctacctgtccacaaaatttgtgCCGCAACTAAACTGCCCCATGACAGATATTTGGGTCACACAAAAAGGCCATCATATGTGGACTGCTCAGGAAACAGGGCCtcaaaattaaaaggaaaagaaaaatgaaatctaATTACTGTAAGATAACAAGATAAAGGTGACAGATAACAAGACAAAGATGATATTCAGAACATTTTTTCGTAATAAAcacaagggaaaaagttctctgtccgggagtgtggcctaagccagcactcccatgagtctatctctctcctccccatgtgaaaagacatctctgctcccttgttttgaggaggagagagatagacacatgggagtgctggcgtaggccacactcccggacagagaactacttccctaaacACAAATACAAGAAACACCACCACCAAATAAGCAAAATGATAACACACATACCAGGGCCAATGTTTTTGTTGGGGGTAAAATAATTTTATCCAAACTCCCAAACTTTCCAAACAACTTGGCAAGATCTCCATCAGAAGAACCATATGGTAAATTCTTCACTAATAGAACATGGTTGCTTCTTCTAGTGCCAACAGTTTTACCAACAGCTAATTCTTCCAATGCAGAAACGTTTACTCCCGCACTATTCAGAGCATTTTTGGTCTCTGCAATCACTTGGGTTTCTCCCAAAGCAATACGCACAGCAAGATCATCTGCTTCACGGTCAAGCAGATCACTTTTATCGACACCAAGTGTCCTGGCAATGTTTTCAACAACCTACGCAAATGAATAAGAACAAATTAGAATAAATTTTTGAAGTAGGCCAATCAAGAAAGTTGAGTTCAAGTATACGCCCATGTAAGGCCACAAAAAGAAGATTAAGAAGTAATAAATCAGAGAACCAAGCACGAATCAACATAAATTTCTATGGACGCAGCTTTGAGATGTCATTCAAGACACCAAAGTCCGAATAGTTAAGTGGTACATAGTACATATTTACACCAATCAAGTCAAGATACATTAAAATTAGGTAAGGATGTACACAAAGAACAACCAGATTACACAGGGAGAAACCACACACTCCACCCCCCTGCGTAAATCAACATTTAAAAAGGAAAGACTTATCTCTCTGTTGACAAGACTTGAATGATTTCACAGCACTGGATACCCCTTCAGAAAGGCTTCCAATCCCCGAAATTCTTTGATGGGCACAGTCCAGTGCCCTCCCCATCAGCTTGAGCCAGCCTCTAGATTTATTTCAAATATATGgtcattctttttcttccaaagAACCCCATGAGATGACATAGGGAATGAACCCCCAAAAAATCGAAGCTATTTAGTTCCAACTGTATCCAGGAAGTATAACATAgttaaaaaaactcaaaatttcgGTGATTTCGACGAGGCTGAGACGAAATAACAGACAAATTAAGGACTCGGCAATATTTTGGTCGAATTTCCGGTGTTTCGCCGAAATTTTGGTGATAAAATGATTTAGGGAATAATAACTTGCTCCCCAGGGGAGCACAAGCatgttctatttataataagaggagagaaagagcaaATTACAAGGACACCCTCAGAACAATACATAATTACAAGGGTACCCAAAACACCCTTTAACCCCGCATTACAACATTTGGTCATGTCTACATAGTAGACAAAAATGCACGGTTTCAGTGAAATTTCGATCGTTTTCCCCCTGAAATGGCCAACCGAAACTCAAGGCAAAAAATGCAGTGTTTCAGCGAAATTTcggttattttggtcatttcagtcAGGCTGAAACGAGAccaagacccgagttttcgaattATGGTATAAACATCTTCTACTGGGAAGAGAGAAGCCACTCAAAACTAATTGTTTGCTCAAAACCTCAGGGTCAAattaaaatatagaaataaagGTTCTGTCATTCCCAACTTGATCTTGCTGGCTAATTTGAATTGTCTGTTTTCCAGCACCTCCAAAGTAAGAACTGAGCAAAATGAAGCAAATACCTGAACCTTGGGTGGAGCTtgataacttcttttttttttggttctatcCTATCTAGCTGCCCAATGGTACTTTAACTACCAACTACAAGAGATTTCTAACcacggggggagggggggaggcaAACCACCAACCAACCGAGCAAGCGGCTGTTCACAGCTTGACAACTTCACATGAGAGCTCTATCTCTATGATCAGGCCTCGGAAAATACACTTCAATCAAGAACCTTTAGCATCATTCTTCCACAATCTTTGATTGTAATGTTGTACTCAGAACATTCTTCTCCAGgactaaaatattttttttggtaaaatccaGGACTAAAATATAGAGCCTAGGATCAGCTGAAGCAAGATGTACAAACACCTCTTCTATCTGCACTCAATATAACAGTTGACCCAACCTCGTATCACATTTTGATGAAAATCGGTCAAACTAGtcattgagatttctattgtaGGGAAAGGTCTATTATTCTTACTAAACATCTCGTGAAACCTCGTAATTGCAATTTCTTCATTTCAAGCAAACTTGCAAGGAAAATCCATCAGTCACTGAATACAATCACTAGTCGAGTTAATTTCAGCATAATGTTTTGCCAGCAGAAAGAATAGCTAAAATGGACAGGCCATGTTTAGCATTAGGCACAGTCTACACTCATATCaactgaattataaaaaaaataggcaATGGAATTAATTACCTCATCCAAGTGCATatagatattttattatttcatgaACAGTTTAGCCTCTTTAGCCACCACAATCTCAGTGATGAAAACAAATatataattgaaaattttttaactGGGGCAAACCGTATCAGGGCGCATGAACAAGCTGTTCCATGCTTGTGTATCTCCACTGGCTTCAGATGCTTTCCTCTGTTCCTCCCTCTGTTGCTTAAAAGTTTTTGAAGCTTGACCAGCAGCAACACTAGACCTGAAAAATCAGCATACCCAAACGTAATGGTCTCTATTTAATCAACACAGGATTTAAAGAATGGTTCTAAAATCCATAAACAATCAAAACTCAGAAACATAATATAAGCTGTAAGAGCTTAGCATTACTGACTCTTGCTTCTCAGAAGGATTTTGTTGTTTTGCCGGCATAATGTGCATCAATCTGCCTTGGAAAATAGAATTGTCTAATTCTTCCAATGCCCtgaagaaaaggaaattaaatCAACAATGACTATAAAAAGACATCAGTGGAAGTATTTTTCATGTGGATAGGTTATACTTACATTCATGAAAAAGTCATCATCATTGGGAAACAAGAAACAGACATGATCTAGAGTTTAGACCTCAGAGGgtaggggaaaaagaaaaacaatagtCTACATTTGCATCTTGGCTCATTACCCCACAGCAAATGATTCACAAAGTTCAAAGCTTGATGGGATCCTTAACATTTATGAGGGAAgcaaacaaggaaagaaatctAAATCCTTTTTTCAGATAAACAAAGTTTCATATCGAAATTTTCTCAACCTCACCAAAAGTCATTCtataaaacatgaaaaatgcATCATATAGAATTATAAGAAATAGCTACCTAAGAGCAGATTCTGGAAGTGTATAAAGAACATAAGCAAATCCTTTAGACCGCTTGGTGTCTTTATCAACTACTAGATGAACCTGTGAGATATTGCCAAATTTGCTGAAGAGTTCTGCCAGATCATCCTCACTGAATTCCAACAGAAACATAACAGACCAATCAGAACAACCAATTGGAATTCCCGACTCCCTAATTAGACTACACtcatatttattttctattatatTGAAAGAAGACTTGCTTGAACTAGAACATACGTTGCACTATATGGAAGATTGCGAACAAAGAGACGGCCAGTCTCTAGAACTTCTTCTCTTGCATCTTTCAGTCCTGATGACAGGTCTCCTTCAACATCAAAGTTTTCAGATGAGGCCCCCTTTTTAACCTTATCTTTTGGGACTTCATTTTGATTGTCTTCACATTGCTCCTCCATATCTAACTCCTCATTATCTTGATCATTTTTTTCAACGGGTGAATCATCATCACTTTCTGAATCCGACCATTGTCTCTTAACTTTGCTCTTGAAATAATCCATGTCTGAGACAACCTCGTCATTGAGTGCATTACCTGACTGCTTTGCTGCATGGGCATTCAATGACCCATTTTctcttttatcattttcatcatATTCAACCTGATTTGAACCCGATTGTTGTACTTCTGCCTCATCCAACCGTTTCTGCTTCGTGCCAGCTTTACCACCTGGTTCAAGAAGGGGAACTCCCACAGAATCATTTGCCCACAACTTTGATTTAATTCGAGGCTGCATAACCTGAAGAAACTCCAGAAGCTGTGGGTCATTATTTTCGCTGCTTCTTTTAGAATTCTGAACAATCCCCTTGGTATCCACATGGCTTAAGCTTTTGGAACcaatgttttcctttttctcttcggCCACTTTCTCTTGCTTTGTTGCAGAATACTGACTCCATGGTCGAGGCATATTTGGATCCCCAACTTTACGAGCAACCTGAAGTAACAAATGGCAGGTATTTTCAGTTCAATTAAGTAAGCATTCCAGTTAAAATCATGCAGTGTTTACTTCTGAGAGGTTACGAACattctttttctccaatctaCCACTTAAACCAATTACAGAACAGATATTAAATTCATAAATTCTCCAAGTGGCAAGTTACACACCTCACATGTAAGTCTACTGTTATCCAGGTATGAGTTATTGAAGAACTTGAGAGCTTCTTCAGCTTCTCCTTCAGTTCGAAACCCGATGAAAGCGAATTGCCTACTCTTACCATCTCTGAGAGTACCCACAGAACGGGGGAAGAAAATCAATTTAAGACCAAATAGAATCTGATAAAACAAAGGAACAGAACAGAAATTTAGATGCTTTACTTGGTTCGCATGAGTTTGGCGTCGGTTACTTCTCCCTTCTGAGAGAAGAACTCTCTGAGACGATCCTCTGCAACATATTTAGGTAAATTCTTGACACAAATGCGAGACCTGAAAAAGACATCCAtccaattaaattaaaaaaaaaaaaaaaaaacaatcaaacGAATCCCAAGGAAAAACAATTCTTACAATAAAGGAAGATAAAATACTCACATAATCCCTCAGCTTCAATGGCGGAATAGCAGAAGATCAAATTTTGAGATGATGCAATGTTATAGACACTAAGACACCTCAAGTGAGAGAAGAGTTCAAAAAGCACAGCGGGGTACAGAGATAAATATATGAACAGCACTTAGTCTTGCTCAAAGCCCTACAAGAATAGTCGAGAAAGCTCTGTTAGCTAAGCAGAGAATGGAACCAGATGGCAGTTCAATACTTCATAGAAATATGACACAAAAGAGAGAACACGGCGGTGTAGCGGTTAAGTGAACACCGAACGTCCCTGTTTGCCTGGTTAGGGCGCAAAATACTAATTGATaataaaaccagaaaaatcGGTTTCAGCAAATCGACAATAATCGATTCTGTTCCCGATTCCATTCTCTAGAACAATGAACCTTGGTGTGGGGCATTTTGTTAATGGGAAATATTCGGCGATACCCTCTCCGTTGGACCATGGAATTAATGCCAACCCATTAAATCTCAATATATCAATTTGGGTCCAAAAACTAACGAAAATAACAGAGAGTTAACCGAGTAGAAGTAAAATGACTAAAAAACCCCAGCCTTCTCCgtctccctcttcctctcccttcttcttcgtctccggATCCCATAACCTGAGCCAGTAATTGATCCGTTTCATGTTACTGATCTGTTTCCTTCACATTGTTCAAACCTTATATCCCAAGTCTTTGATTAAACAAGGAATTGGATGCAcaaggaaaaattaaaaaataaaataaaatgaaacctACCATAATCTATCGATCATTCATCAGGGGACAGCAAGATCGCCTGTAACATGGGAAGGGAATGTGTTTGCTCAGGTAGCAGGGGAAGGGAGGAGTAGAGAGAATAGATAGAATGGAGAGAAGAGTTCACTTACAGCGCAAGTCATCGGCCGATTGAAGGTTGTCAGGTGAGCAAGATCGCAAAgatggaagaaggaagaagcggTGGTTGCAGGTTCTCAATTGCCCTAACATTTGAAGTTCAACGGTAAGATAAGGAGTGTGTATTCCTTCAAATCCGAAGAGCCCATCTCTAGAATATGAAGTAGAGGGCCCAAACCCCCTTCTTCCATGATGCAATTCTTGGATGAATCGCTGGCGGTGGCAATGAGAGAAACAGTAAGCAGCGCCTGCTCTCGAACTGAGGGAGATGGATTACTAGAGTTGAGCAAATGGACTAAGCAACCAACGTCGCCCTCTTTTATGACCAAAACAGCAGCCTTGTCATCTTCTCTGAGGAGCTGGAGCAGCGAATCCAGGGCCTTCTTCTTGAACTCGATGCCTCTGATCTGCAAGAGAGCGAAGAGGTTGCAAATGAAAAAACCTAGCTCTTCTTTGCCGGAGCCGGGACAGGGTTGAGAGAGAACGATGGCATTCGATTGGTGGAGGACACTCGATTTGAGGAGCCAGTTGAGGTCGTGGAGGATGAAagagagggaggcagaggccaAACTGGGTTTGGAGTTGGGGCTCGGAAGATCCACCCCAAGTGAGTCTGTGCAAGGGTGCAGAGGTGAGAGATGGGCACCAGTGCCAGTTGCAGAGATGGGAAGTTgactgaggaagaagaagactagggtttagttgttttaaggggaagggcaaaatagtcttttaaaaaaatctaacaTGCTGACATCACTAATTAACAGTTAAAAAGGTCTTTCTGTTAGTTTTTGGGCCCAAATTGATATATTGGGATTTAATGGGGTGGCATTAATTCCACGATCCAATAGAGTGGGGGTCGCCGAAAATTTCCCTTTGTTAATTTGACCGAGCCAATTATCCAAGTTGGTCAGTcaagaatttagctcgtcttcaGGAAGGCATGTGTCAACCAATTGAGTGAGTGAATGATCGATTCTGTGCAGGGATATAGGAATCGATCATTTTGCATCATACAAAATCTCTTATGTTCAATGGTTCATGTTTGTCCAAAGACATATTTTGTCATTCTCTTTGCTTAATTTTTATCATGGATTTAGTTCACGGTAGAGTTATGGTATCGGTCATTGTAGATACTAATACATATTGGTCGCATTGAGAGAACACTATCTGGTTGCATGTGGTGCGTAAACCCTGTGTTCAGACACTGGTTCGTGCAAAAAAGACCGTCATGCCCCAAAGGATATTTGCTTTTCCATGAGGACGCATTGATCATTTTGCACGGCCCTATGTCTGAGTGCACATTGCACGCGACCTAACCAGGTAACATTCTTTCTCCCcaaaacgattttttttttcatgagaaTATCATATCTATACCATATTGGTGGATTCATATCGACCGATATTGATACGAATCAGCTGATATGGCTAATCCATTActgattcctaaaaccatgatttgATATTTGTCTAAGCAAAATAGGCGTTCCACacaagtaggagagagagagaccccaTCGATGTGATAGATATAAGCATGTGGTAGCTACTCCATTGATTTGCAATTGCTCTCGTCCCTTaataattttttcatttctagaacttataaaatagggaaaaaaaaggtaGTTATTGGTCTCACAATTGTTTGTGAC encodes:
- the LOC122640825 gene encoding multiple RNA-binding domain-containing protein 1-like isoform X2, giving the protein MSRICVKNLPKYVAEDRLREFFSQKGEVTDAKLMRTKDGKSRQFAFIGFRTEGEAEEALKFFNNSYLDNSRLTCEVARKVGDPNMPRPWSQYSATKQEKVAEEKKENIGSKSLSHVDTKGIVQNSKRSSENNDPQLLEFLQVMQPRIKSKLWANDSVGVPLLEPGGKAGTKQKRLDEAEVQQSGSNQVEYDENDKRENGSLNAHAAKQSGNALNDEVVSDMDYFKSKVKRQWSDSESDDDSPVEKNDQDNEELDMEEQCEDNQNEVPKDKVKKGASSENFDVEGDLSSGLKDAREEVLETGRLFVRNLPYSATEDDLAELFSKFGNISQVHLVVDKDTKRSKGFAYVLYTLPESALRALEELDNSIFQGRLMHIMPAKQQNPSEKQDVAAGQASKTFKQQREEQRKASEASGDTQAWNSLFMRPDTVVENIARTLGVDKSDLLDREADDLAVRIALGETQVIAETKNALNSAGVNVSALEELAVGKTVGTRRSNHVLLVKNLPYGSSDGDLAKLFGKFGSLDKIILPPTKTLALVVFLEAAEARAAFKGLAYKRYKDAPLYLEWAPNNILSLSATSETKSQSNVIVGEKDVKRVLLEQRVEGLSEVDIDPDRVESRSLFVKNLNFKTSDESLRKHFSENVKEGKIQSTRIKKHLKNGKTLSMGFGFIEFDSVETATNVCRDLQGTVLDGHALILQLCHAKKDGQVAKKVDKDRSSTKLIVRNVAFEATEKELRQLFSPFGQIKSLRLPMKLGSHRGFAFVEYVTKQEAQNALQALACTHLYGRHLVLERAKEGESLEELRARTAAQFTDEQTGFQNPTKLSKKRKQLAIVEEGNIKFQRIAD
- the LOC122640825 gene encoding multiple RNA-binding domain-containing protein 1-like isoform X1; this encodes MSRICVKNLPKYVAEDRLREFFSQKGEVTDAKLMRTKDGKSRQFAFIGFRTEGEAEEALKFFNNSYLDNSRLTCEVARKVGDPNMPRPWSQYSATKQEKVAEEKKENIGSKSLSHVDTKGIVQNSKRSSENNDPQLLEFLQVMQPRIKSKLWANDSVGVPLLEPGGKAGTKQKRLDEAEVQQSGSNQVEYDENDKRENGSLNAHAAKQSGNALNDEVVSDMDYFKSKVKRQWSDSESDDDSPVEKNDQDNEELDMEEQCEDNQNEVPKDKVKKGASSENFDVEGDLSSGLKDAREEVLETGRLFVRNLPYSATEDDLAELFSKFGNISQVHLVVDKDTKRSKGFAYVLYTLPESALRALEELDNSIFQGRLMHIMPAKQQNPSEKQESSVAAGQASKTFKQQREEQRKASEASGDTQAWNSLFMRPDTVVENIARTLGVDKSDLLDREADDLAVRIALGETQVIAETKNALNSAGVNVSALEELAVGKTVGTRRSNHVLLVKNLPYGSSDGDLAKLFGKFGSLDKIILPPTKTLALVVFLEAAEARAAFKGLAYKRYKDAPLYLEWAPNNILSLSATSETKSQSNVIVGEKDVKRVLLEQRVEGLSEVDIDPDRVESRSLFVKNLNFKTSDESLRKHFSENVKEGKIQSTRIKKHLKNGKTLSMGFGFIEFDSVETATNVCRDLQGTVLDGHALILQLCHAKKDGQVAKKVDKDRSSTKLIVRNVAFEATEKELRQLFSPFGQIKSLRLPMKLGSHRGFAFVEYVTKQEAQNALQALACTHLYGRHLVLERAKEGESLEELRARTAAQFTDEQTGFQNPTKLSKKRKQLAIVEEGNIKFQRIAD
- the LOC122640825 gene encoding multiple RNA-binding domain-containing protein 1-like isoform X3, with amino-acid sequence MSRICVKNLPKYVAEDRLREFFSQKGEVTDAKLMRTKDGKSRQFAFIGFRTEGEAEEALKFFNNSYLDNSRLTCEVARKVGDPNMPRPWSQYSATKQEKVAEEKKENIGSKSLSHVDTKGIVQNSKRSSENNDPQLLEFLQVMQPRIKSKLWANDSVGVPLLEPGGKAGTKQKRLDEAEVQQSGSNQVEYDENDKRENGSLNAHAAKQSGNALNDEVVSDMDYFKSKVKRQWSDSESDDDSPVEKNDQDNEELDMEEQCEDNQNEVPKDKVKKGASSENFDVEGDLSSGLKDAREEVLETGRLFVRNLPYSATEDDLAELFSKFGNISQVHLVVDKDTKRSKGFAYVLYTLPESALRALEELDNSIFQGRLMHIMPAKQQNPSEKQESSVAAGQASKTFKQQREEQRKASEASGDTQAWNSLFMRPDTVVENIARTLGVDKSDLLDREADDLAVRIALGETQVIAETKNALNSAGVNVSALEELAVGKTVGTRRSNHVLLVKNLPYGSSDGDLAKLFGKFGSLDKIILPPTKTLALVVFLEAAEARAAFKGLAYKRYKDAPLYLEWAPNNILSLSATSETKSQSNVIVGEKDVKRVLLEQRVEGLSEVDIDPDRVESRSLFVKNLNFKTSDESLRKHFSENVKEGKIQSTRIKKHLKNGKTLSMGFGFIEFDSVETATNVCRDLQGTVLDGHALILQLCHAKKDGQVAKKVDKDRSSTKLIVRNVAFEATEKELRQLFSPFGQVLISPNLFLDHLMNDK